The region GCCTCACCACCACCGTCAACCCCATCGCCCCTGCCGACCCCGCCGCCACCTTCAGCCCCGCCGCCGGCGAGGTCGGCGGTGGCGACGCCGTCACCTTCAGCCCCGCCCGCACCTCGAAGCCACGCGACAAGACCGTCCACAGACGACAGGTCATCGTGCACACCTGACCGGTCCGCCCAGATGGTGTTCATGAGTCGGACGGGACGAGGCTCGTTGGGCGACACATCTAACGCTAACACGCACTTGCATCCGTTAGCATGTGGTTCTAACGTCAAAACCACTACTCAACCGTGAGAAGGATGCCGACGTGACCCCGGTCCCACCGTTCGACGAAGACTCCGCCCGCCGCAAGGTCCGGGCGGCGCAGGACGCCTGGAACACCCGAGACCCGCACCGCGTGGCGGCGGCGTACACAGAGGACTCCTTGTGGCGCAACAGATCCGAGTTCGTGACCGGCCGTCAGGAGATCATCGCCTTCCTCGCCCGCAAGTGGGAGCGCGAACACGAGTACGTTCTCCGCAAGTCACTCTGGGCTTGGACGCCCAACAGGATCGCCGTCCGCTTCCAGTACGAGTGGCACGACGACGAAAGCCAGTGGTGGCGCAGTTACGGCAATGAGAACTGGGAGTTCGCCGAGAACGGCCTCATGCGCCGTCGGGAAGCCAGCATCAACGACGTCAAGATCGCCGAAGCCGATCGCCGAATCGATCCGAACTCAACCCACGACCTACCGCTCGAATAGCACCGACTCGTCCCACTCAATACCCCTGCCGCGTCGTGTCATCCCCGTATGGCCCGCGCGCAGCGAACCGCGCTTGAGCAGTGAGTGCAAGCACGCCTTTCGCTTGCACTCACTGCTCAAGGGTGGTTGTCTTCAGACCGGGCCGTACGGGGATGACACGACGCCCACCGCACCAGTCATCCTTGGCGGCTCGCCCGTCCGGCGAGGACTCTTTTAGCTTGTTTCCGCAGGTCACCCCGCCCGCTGCCTTGCCCAGCCCGGCCGCCGGCCCCCGATCACCATTATCCCACGCACCACCGACAATTCGGCCGCCCACTCACACCCACACCACACCACACCGCACCACACCATACCCACACAACTATCACGCGTGAACGCGCATCCGTCAGTCGCGCTGAACCTTCAAGTGCAGCGATTCCATTCGCGCATCCAATTCCGCCGCGATAGCCGCCGTGTTGGTGAGTTCGTCCACAAATCCGGCTGGCACCTGATCGTCGTACTTGTAGTACAGCTTGTGCTCCAGCGTGGCCCAGAAGTCCATGGCTATGGTTCTCAACTGGACTTCCACCTTCACCTGCTCCACCCGGTCCGACAGGAACACCGGGATTCGCACGATCAGGTGCAGGCTCCGGTACCCGTTCGGTTTGGGTGTGGCGATGTAGTCCTTCGTCTTCAGGATCTCCACGTCGCTCTGCCGCGCCAGCATGTCCCGCACCCGGTACACGTCGGTCACGAACGGGCAGACCACTCGGACGCCGGCGACGTCGTCCAGGTGCTCCGCCGCCAACGCCAGGTCGGCCGGCAAACCCTTGCGGCGCAACTTGTCCAGGATCGCGTCGGGTCGCTTGACCCGTTGCGTGACGTGCTCGATCGGGTCGTGCCGGTGGACGAGGTCGAACTCCTCGCTGAGGATCCGGAGCTTCGTCATCAGCTCTTCGACCGCGAACTTGTAGACCAGGAGGGACCGCCGCAGCAGGTCATCCGCGACGCCGATGTCCATGATCCCCAGAATACCGGCCCCGGGCTCCGCTACGATGCAGGTCGTGAACACCCACTGGCACGTCGTTCTCCCGCCGCCCGCGGCCTGACGGGCGCACCTGCGGCCTCGTCGGCGGCACCTCGCACAACCAGCTCCTTGAACAGCTACCGAGAGGCATCCCGGGCACAGCTCCCGAACAGCCTCACGTAGCAGCTCTCCGAGCGACCTTGCGTAGCAGCTGCCCGAGCATGCCCTGCGGAGCGGCTCCGCCGAGCGGTACTCAAGGTTGTTCACCCGACCTGTTCCGTCGAGCTGCCCACCTCACCGCCCCGTGCGCCCGTTCGCGACCTCGTCACTTCCGCGAACGGAGAACCGTACCCGTGTCATCCGCTGTCGTACGAACACGTCTCGCCCAAGGCCCGCTCCCGATCCTCGCCGCCTGCTTCCTGTGGGGCACCACCGGCACGGTCAGTTCGCTCGCCCCGTCGTCCGCTCCCGCTTCAGCGGTCGGCGCGGCAGGTCTGGTGATCGGCGGCCTTCTGCTCTTCCTCACCGCCCGTGGCACTCGCGACGTGCTGCGCACCGCCGACCGTCGGCTACTTCTCCTGGGTGCCGTCACCGTGGCGGGTTACGCGCTCGCGTTCTACCCGGCCGTGGCACGTACCGGGGTCGCGGTCGCGACCACGGTGGCGCTGGCCACCGCGCCGATCGTGCTCGGCATCAAGACCCGCCCGCTGGTCACGCTCACCGCCGTCACCGGGTGCGCGGTCCTCGTGCTCGGCGGGGGCGATGCGCACGTCGATCTCGTCGGGGTGGCGTTGGCGCTGGTGGCGGGATTGTCCTATGCCGCCTACTCGGTGATTTGCGCGCACCTGATCGCCTTGGGACACCCGTCACGGGCCGTCGTGGGCACCGTCTTCGGCGGGGCTTCCGTGATCACCCTGCCGGTACTTCTCCTGCTCGGCGTTTCCTGGCTCGGCACCTACGGCGGTTGGGCCGTCGTCCTGCACCTGTCGGTGTTCACGACGTTCGTCGCCTACCTGCTGTTCGGCCACGGCCTGCGCCACACGACCGCCGCTTCGGCAACCACGCTCACCCTCGCCGAACCCGCCGTCGCCGCAGTGCTCGGCGTGCTCGTCCTGCACGAACGGCTACCGCTCGTCTCCTGGTGCGGCATGGCCTTGCTCGGCGTCGCGCTCCTCACCCTCGCCCGACGCTGAGCCCCGCCCCCAACCCGACGCCTCACACCCCACGTCTCACGCCCCACGTCTCACGCCCCGCCCCACCTCGCGACACCGCGGTCGAGCGGCGTCCCGGCACCTAGTCGGGCCGCCGCTCCTTCGCCCCGCCCAACCCGTACAAGATGCGCTGGATGATCTCCGGATCCACGTCCGGCTCGTCGCCGAGCTTCTCCGCCGCCGGCGAGCGGCGCGGCTCGCGTCGGGGGAGGGGCACCGCCGCGGCGCTCATGCCGGACGGCAACGTCAGCTCGCACCACACCAGCCGCCCACCGGCGGTCAGGTCGACCAGCCCGGCCCGGCCTCCGGCCAGTTCCGGCGGCAGCGCCACGCGGTAGCCCTCGACCTCGACCACCAGGTGGCTGCCGCTCAACCGCAGCCGCACCAGCAGGAGTCCGGGCGCACGCGGGTCCGCCACGTCGACCGCCGCGCCGACGAGCCGCCGCACGGTCTGCGCGGCCTCGTCCTGCATCCCGCGCAGCCGCCACTCGGTCAGGGAGAAGCGCACGAACATGTCCGCGACGTTGACCGCTGTGGGCAACGCGACGAGTCGAAGGTCGTCGACCTGCTCGGTCTGGGCGTTCACACCGGTCCCTCCTCGCCTGCGTCCGGCGCGTGTCGCGTCGGATAGTGCCATGAGTACAGCCCTTGTCACCCACGTGGTCTAGACCCCGTAAGCGGACCGTGTCCGGATCGAGTCACCTTGCTCCGGTCTCGACCTGCGACTCACGTCCTAGTACGGGGCTCGTGGGTCAACGGTTCACAGCTAGTCACGGCGGTGACCGGAAAAGTACCGAAATGCTAGGCCGAAGGGAATCTCAAGTTCCACCCGATCCAGGTACCACCCCACCCCGCACCACCCACCATCCCGCACCACCCACCACCGCACCGCGAGAGGCGTCCTCGCCCAACGCCGCACAGCACTCGTCCCCCAACACCGCGCAGCACTCAACCCTCAACGCCGCGCAGCGCGCGCCACCCCACCAGCCCACGCCCCACCAGCCCACCCCGCAGCTCACGAACCCGCCGCCCGCCGCCCCCAACCCCACGAACCGCCTGCCACACAACCGAGGAAGCGCCCGCAGCCCGACGACAGGAACGCGAAGAGGGCCCGCCGGTCAGTCGGCGGGCCCTCTCGTCGGTGCTCCTCAGGCCTGGAGCGCGGCCTCGATCTCCAGCAGGATCGTGATCTTGTCGCCGACCGCGGCACCCGCCGCGCCGCCGGTCACGCCGAACTCCTTGCGGCTGATCTCGGTGCTGGCGGAGAAGCCCGCGACCTTGGCGCCCTCGAAGCCGTCGCCGAAGCCGTTGAGCTCCAGCTCCAGCGTCACGGCCTTGGTGACGCCGCGCAGGGACAGCTCACCGTCGACGAGGAAGCCCTCGCCGTTGGCGCGCACCGCGGACGAGGTGAAGGTCAGCTCGGGGAACTTCTCGACGTCGAGGAAGTCCTCGCCCTTGACGTGGGCGTCGCGCGACTCGTTCTTGGTGTTGATGGACGCGGTGGAGATCTTCGCGTTCACCGTCGACTCCAGCGGGTTCTCCGCGGTCACGATGGTGCCCTCGAACGTGTCGAAGTGGCCGCGGACCTTGGAGACGCCCAGGTGGCGGACGACGAAGGAGACGTCGGAGTGCACCGGGTCGATGGCCCAGGTGCCCACGAGGTAGCCGGGGATCTGCGCAGTCTGCGAGGTCATGGTGTCCTTCTCGATCGGTCTGGTTGAACTCTCAACCGAACATAGCGCATCCTGGTTGAACTCTCAACAACGCCCGTATGATGGGAGCATGAGCGACGTGCGGTGGCTGAGCGCCGATGAGCAGCAGGTATGGCGTGGGTTCAGGACCGCCGTGACCAAGTTCACCGAGCACCTGGACCGGCAGTTGCAGCGGGACTCGGGGATGCCCATGGCGTACTACGAGATCCTCGTCGCACTGTCCGAAGCGCCCGAGCGCTCGCTCCGGATGAGCGAGCTGGCCCTGAACTGCCACTCGTCACGGAGCAGACTCTCCCACGCGGTGGCCAAGCTGGAGAAGGAGGGCTGGGTGGAACGCCGGGCGTGCGCGTCCGACCGGCGCGGCTCCGTCGCCCGGCTGACCGACCGCGGCTTCGCCGTGCTGGAGGCCGCCGCCCCGGGGCACGTCACCGCCGTGCGGGAGCAGCTGTTCGACGTGCTGACCCCCGCGCAACTGGCCTCCCTCGACGAGATCAGCCGCGCCATGGAGAACGGTTTGCAGACCGAGTGCGCCCAGGTGCGTGCCGAACTCGATGAATTCTGAACGGCCCGCGAAAACCGAATCGCGTTCCGCCTGCACAATCACACTCCTGCCCGACGCGACCTCCTCACGTCCCTCGCGCACCACCTGACACCCCGGCTGAACCCCTCCGGACCGCCCGACCCCCGGGATCCGAACGTCCCACGTCCGGGCCTGGTCACAGGCTCGGAGGTAACCCGACCGGGGAGGTGTGCGGTCCGATGTGGACGCATCCGGCCGAGGGGCCGTTGGGCCGAGCGGAGCATGTTGCCGGCTCTCGCCGGAAATGTCGTACCACCGCGTTAACATCCGCGCCGTGGGGTTGAAGCTGGGTGGAATTGCGCGCCGGGTGATCGGCACGGGTCGACGTGAGTCGGCCAGTTTCGGCGCGGCCGTGCTGGGTGTGCTGCTGTTGGCCGGAGCCGCTTTCGGTCAGGGCATCGCGCGCACCGCCGTCGACGTGACCGACGGCCTGACGTGGCTCAACGACGACCAGCGCGGCGAGGTCGTCCAGGTCAACCCGAGCTCCGGCACACCTCAGACCAGGCTCCAGGTCAGCGGCGGCGACGCCCAGCTGGAGATCGCGCAGTCCGACGACAAGCTGATCGTGCTGGACCGGCGCACCGGCCAGATCACCGTGGTCGACCTGGCGACGCTGCTGGCAAGCGGCCGCCGGCAGGCCCCGCCCGGGTCGACCGCCAAGGTCCTCATCGTCGGCGACCGCGTGTTCGTGATCGACCGCGCCGCCGGCACCGTGCACAACGCCGACCCGGTGACGCTGGCCGACATCGGTGACGCGTGGCGGGTCGGCCAACCGCTGGCCGACGTCGTCGCCGACGACAACGGCGTGGTGTGGGCCGTCGACCACGGCGGCAACCTGCACGCCCTGGAGTGGAGCGACGAGGACAACAGGTTCCGCGAGCGCTCGAACCGGCCCGTGCCCGGCGCGGGCCCGCGCACCGCGCTGGTTCCGCACGAGCGCGGCGTGACGCTGCTCGGCCTGGAGGGCGGCGTCGTCGTCCGCGACGGCACGAACCGCGACCTCACCGCCAACACCTCCTCCCTCTCCGGCGAGGTCCTCGCCGCGCAGACCAGCCCGACCGGCCTCACCCCGGCCGCCGTGCCGGACGCCGGGACCGTCGTGCTGGTGTCCGACAACGAGGTGATCCGCGTCGACATGGGCCGGTTCTCCTGCTCGCGGCCGGGCCGGCCCGCCGTGTTCCGCGACCGCGTCTACGTGCCGTGCCGCGGCGGCGGCAAGGTCGTCGTGCTCGACCGCTCCGGCGGGCGCGGCGCGGAGGACGTGCGAACCTCCAACACCGGCGACCCGGAACTGGTCTTCGACGACGGCAAGCTGTTCATCAACACCCCCGGCGCGGACTCCGGCGTGATCGTCGACTCCGACGGCCGCACCCGCAGCGTGCAGGTCCGCAGCCCCGACCTGCCGGTCACCGACCCGGACCGCACGCCGATCCCGACCGTGCCCAGCCCGCCGCCGCCGCGCCCGGACCCGACCACCCGGGACACCCCGCGCGGCGGCCCGAACGGCGCCGGCCCGACCACCACCACCACCGACGCGCCGGTCACCACGCCCAGCGCCGGGCAGACCGGGGTCGCGCCGGGCCGTCCGCCCGGTGTCACGGTCAGCCAGGCCGCCAACAGCGGCAGCGAGGTCGCCGTCCGGGTGACGTGGGGCGCGGCCGCCGACAACGGCGAGCGGATCGACGGCTACTCGGTCACCGCGACCGGGGCGTTCAGCGGCGGCACCAAGACCTCGCAGGTCGCGGGCACGTCGACGGACCTCACGCTGCCCTGCGCCGGCACGTCGTTCTGCACCAGCGGCCGGGTGGACGTCTCCGTCA is a window of Saccharothrix espanaensis DSM 44229 DNA encoding:
- a CDS encoding nuclear transport factor 2 family protein, which codes for MTPVPPFDEDSARRKVRAAQDAWNTRDPHRVAAAYTEDSLWRNRSEFVTGRQEIIAFLARKWEREHEYVLRKSLWAWTPNRIAVRFQYEWHDDESQWWRSYGNENWEFAENGLMRRREASINDVKIAEADRRIDPNSTHDLPLE
- a CDS encoding GTP pyrophosphokinase; amino-acid sequence: MDIGVADDLLRRSLLVYKFAVEELMTKLRILSEEFDLVHRHDPIEHVTQRVKRPDAILDKLRRKGLPADLALAAEHLDDVAGVRVVCPFVTDVYRVRDMLARQSDVEILKTKDYIATPKPNGYRSLHLIVRIPVFLSDRVEQVKVEVQLRTIAMDFWATLEHKLYYKYDDQVPAGFVDELTNTAAIAAELDARMESLHLKVQRD
- a CDS encoding EamA family transporter, which codes for MSSAVVRTRLAQGPLPILAACFLWGTTGTVSSLAPSSAPASAVGAAGLVIGGLLLFLTARGTRDVLRTADRRLLLLGAVTVAGYALAFYPAVARTGVAVATTVALATAPIVLGIKTRPLVTLTAVTGCAVLVLGGGDAHVDLVGVALALVAGLSYAAYSVICAHLIALGHPSRAVVGTVFGGASVITLPVLLLLGVSWLGTYGGWAVVLHLSVFTTFVAYLLFGHGLRHTTAASATTLTLAEPAVAAVLGVLVLHERLPLVSWCGMALLGVALLTLARR
- a CDS encoding YceI family protein, which codes for MTSQTAQIPGYLVGTWAIDPVHSDVSFVVRHLGVSKVRGHFDTFEGTIVTAENPLESTVNAKISTASINTKNESRDAHVKGEDFLDVEKFPELTFTSSAVRANGEGFLVDGELSLRGVTKAVTLELELNGFGDGFEGAKVAGFSASTEISRKEFGVTGGAAGAAVGDKITILLEIEAALQA
- a CDS encoding MarR family winged helix-turn-helix transcriptional regulator — translated: MSDVRWLSADEQQVWRGFRTAVTKFTEHLDRQLQRDSGMPMAYYEILVALSEAPERSLRMSELALNCHSSRSRLSHAVAKLEKEGWVERRACASDRRGSVARLTDRGFAVLEAAAPGHVTAVREQLFDVLTPAQLASLDEISRAMENGLQTECAQVRAELDEF
- a CDS encoding fibronectin type III domain-containing protein; its protein translation is MGLKLGGIARRVIGTGRRESASFGAAVLGVLLLAGAAFGQGIARTAVDVTDGLTWLNDDQRGEVVQVNPSSGTPQTRLQVSGGDAQLEIAQSDDKLIVLDRRTGQITVVDLATLLASGRRQAPPGSTAKVLIVGDRVFVIDRAAGTVHNADPVTLADIGDAWRVGQPLADVVADDNGVVWAVDHGGNLHALEWSDEDNRFRERSNRPVPGAGPRTALVPHERGVTLLGLEGGVVVRDGTNRDLTANTSSLSGEVLAAQTSPTGLTPAAVPDAGTVVLVSDNEVIRVDMGRFSCSRPGRPAVFRDRVYVPCRGGGKVVVLDRSGGRGAEDVRTSNTGDPELVFDDGKLFINTPGADSGVIVDSDGRTRSVQVRSPDLPVTDPDRTPIPTVPSPPPPRPDPTTRDTPRGGPNGAGPTTTTTDAPVTTPSAGQTGVAPGRPPGVTVSQAANSGSEVAVRVTWGAAADNGERIDGYSVTATGAFSGGTKTSQVAGTSTDLTLPCAGTSFCTSGRVDVSVTAYNKLGAGEAGTGTLTVRPPVVAPTTTTTTVPPVVPPTTTTTTVPPVIPPTTTTTTTTTPPPPSLPTAGAVVITGLTQNGDMFSRQVTMAPPPDWANHNGSCEVVNLTFGGSEAIACNATSATIYVDVGMNQIVVRAHAAGGGASVDSNVRSTRVIDREPCPGGTICQPRRLPSQEAPLVGGGIGLLATAWLLRIRNRRRRA